The Prosthecobacter algae genome contains the following window.
CCTGTCAAGCTTGTCTTCCTAAGACCGCTTGGCCTCCGACTTAAAACCCCACGCCCTGGCGGGCGCAGCTACACCCCGTAGCTGCCTGCGCCAGCAGGTGGCTGCCCCCCCCGAAAGGCATCGCCACTCGCCCCCCAAAACCCCACGCCCTGGCGGGCGCAGCTACACCCCGTAGCTGCCTGCGCCAGCAGGTGGCCACCCCCCGAAAGGCATCGCCCTTCGATCCCCCAAACCCCACGCCCTGGCGGGCGCAGCTACACCCCGTAGCTGCCTGCGCCAGCAGGTGGCTGCCCCCCGAAAGGCATCGCCCTTCGATCCCCCAAACCCCACTCGCGGGCGCAGCTACATCGCAGCCGCAGAGCGTCCTGGACTGCGCCAGTCCTCTGGCGCTTTCGATCAGCTCTCCCGCCTCCATTGCCTCACTTCCTGTTAATCCTGCCATCTTGTTAATCCTGTAAAAAAGGCCCCCATACCACCGCCGATCCCCGTCCGCCCCAAACACCCCCAAACCACGGGACTTGGCAAGTCCCGCTCCTTGGGCTGATCCCCCCTGCCCAGTCTTTCTCCGCCCAAAACCCCCAAACAAGCAAGCCTCCCACTTCCGTGTCTTCCGTCTTTTCCGTGGTTGAAAAGCTTCCCGCCCTGTCCGCGCACGCACATCATTTACCACTTGCACACAGTGTACCACGATTTTTTGAACTGGACTTTTACCGCTCTTCAGTGAATCTTTACCCCGGCGGTGGAGCGCCCTGGCGGCCGGGGCAGATGAGGCGAGTGGGCGCTGGGGAAAAGGCCCCGGCGCGAGGGTCAGGGTGCGGAATGGGGGAACACAAACGAGGAGGCAAAGCAAAGGGGCATGAACAACAAGGAACGATCACGGAACGGGACAGGCAAACACACGGCTCTGGACAGGCAGGGGCTGATCTGGGAATCACGCGCCCCCCAACTATCGCCGCCTGAAAAGCCCCTGCAGCGGACCCTCGCAGACTCAGCCCTCAATCCGTGGCTGAACCCTCCAGGGGCAACGAGCGACATCAACACCACGCTTCCTGTTAGGCCCTTCCAGCCGTCCCTGCTGCCGTCGCAGCCCCCGGCAGCTTTCCAAGAGGTACCCCGCCCCGCCGCCGAGGACTGGACGGAGCTTTTCAGAGGCCCGGCCCTGAGGCCCGCGCATCCCGATGCCAATTGGCTGAAGCCTCAAACGCTGGAGGAGCGACACAACCGAGACGCCTGGCCGCAGGGCAAGATGCCAGATCCTCGAACATTGGAGGGGCGCAGTGACATGCAGGGTTTGACGTGGGAGGACTTGCCCAAGGCACCTCTCTTCCCAACCGCCGCCGACCGCGCTACTGCAAAGATGGTTCGGCAGGCCCTGCTGCCCGGCGGCAAGGTGCCAGAGGGTGCCCTGCTGGCTAGCACACCTCCTGTTAGGCCTGCGGAGGCCCCACCCCAGGCCCCGCCGCCCCTGTGGCAGGGCCGCCTGGGGGCCGACCTCAGCGACAAGGCCGAGGACATCACCATCCACAGCCGCCAGGGCAATGGCACCTACCTCACCAGCGTGGGCGGGCGCGCCCCACAGCCCCTGGACGAGGGCGATGTGACCGCGCTGACGGATCTCCCCGCTGCCCGCCTGCAGGCCCTGGCCGCTCAATCGGAGAAAAGGTCGCCCGCCGCCGCTGCCCTGCTCGGGACCGCCCCAGGCGCAGCCGCCGCAGCCCAACCGCGACTGGCCGAACCCAAAGCATCGCAAACACAAACAGAAGGAAAGTCGGCAGCAATATCATCCGGACCTGACAAACTGAGAATGGACCGATCCTGGAGTGAACTGAAACAAGAATTGGCCAAAGCGACAGTAGAGACATGGAGGGAGTATCCGAGAACTGCCGAACAGGCGGCCGCCAACATCACCCTGAATGGAGCAGAGCTCAATGAACGGGAAGTACGAATGCTCTATGAAATGTTTCATCAAAAATATCCTGGCTGGGGGAAACGCCCGCAGGTAGATCCCACCCCCAAAAAACAAATGCCGTTGCCTCCCGGCACTCCAGTGATGGAGGCACTCAAGCCCCATCAACTTTTGAAAGAGGCCAATGCCTCATTTGACGAAGCCCTTTCAGCCTACTCAGCTTCGCCTGCTGAGTGGATAGTCAATGAAATAACAGGAATGAAAAATAAAGGTTTTTCATATGGTCCAGACCACGCGTGGACCAAGCTTTTGAAGCTAAAGCCGGTTTATGAAAGAATGCGCTACGGTCCCAATAGCATCTCAGCATGGGCTGCAAAAAAAGACAAAGAGGGAACTCTTGACCAATATGTTGGTTGGAAAGGTTCGCCTGAGAAACCTGGCCTTACTTGGGATGATTCAGCGGATGATGGACCATGGTATCAACCCGCAAATGATGTTATCAATTATGTAACGGGATCAAAATTAAAAACGTCTGGAAGTGTTGAAGCCGACATTGTGATTACCCATGTCGATCATGGTAATCGAACCATAACCTTTGAAGTGAACGCTCACGACAAACTCCGCGCCGGTAGCATGGCTAGAGTTCCCGGCAAGACACTTTTAATAGGCGATCAAGAAATGCTGGAAGACAATTCGAAAGGTCCATTTCTATACACGACCCCCTTGAGGTGGAAATGGACAGAAACGGTTAACTACTGATTTAAAACCTCATCCAACCAACTCCGTGCTTGCGCCTGGTTCCGATGGCAGGCAAACTCATTTGAACACCATGAAAAGCGCTTTTAAAATTCTGTTCGGTCTGACTTTGCTCCTTTCGCTGGGTTTTTGTTTTTTTTACAAGCCTGGGCCCGTATGGAAAGACGGCAGCTACCAAGTGTATCAGATGGATTGCGGAAAGAGGCTAGGCCTCTACAGTGATCCTGGTTATTTTGGACTCATACCAGAGGTGGTGGTGGCTGCAGGCAGCAACAAGGAATGGGTGGTAGCTGAACAGAATGCCAAAGGGGAACGACGGTTTTACATCCTTCGAAAACCTGTGAAGAACGAATTTCCAGATGACCCGGAAGGCCCCTTCACACTCGACGAGTATAACAAAAAGGTTATTACTTTGGGTTTACCACCGTTTTCCTGGCGGGAGCCACACACAGAGAAGTGAATGTTCAGCATGCCACCCCAATCAGATCCCTCCCCCAAAGCCATGCCCCGGCGCCATTTCCTTGAAGTGGATCGTGGCAGAGCGGCGGTGGAAGGGCCAACGACAGTTTTACATCATCCCGAAAGAGGCGGTGACCCATGACAATGGCATCGACTACTACGTGGGCAAACCCGAAGGTCCGCTGAGTCCAGAGGCCTATGAGAAAGAGGCCGTAAAGCGCAGTCTTCCCAGCTTTTCCTGGCATTCCGCGTAGGTGCTGGTGAAGCGGCCCGAAACGGTTCTGCGATCAAAGACAAACTTTGAGGCAGTGCCGCCGCAGACATAGCCCTGGAGGCCGCCAACCTCGCCGTGGAAAACCCCGATGCCCACCTCACCGACTACCTGGCCAGCGGGCGCGATGCCATCGCCGCCGCCCTCGGCCTGCATGGTGCCGGCATGGCCATCGGCGCAGCCGCCCAGGCCGTGGACCCCGCCCTCACCCGCCTGGCCGAGGCCGCCGGGGAAAAGGCCGGCACCGCCTTGGCCAAGCGCCTGCATGGGGACCTGCCCCCTGGCAGCCCGCCCGCCGCAGATCCACCGCCCACCAGCAGCCCCCAGGCACTGCTGCCAGACATCCCCCTGCCCATCTCAGAGTTCAATCCCCAGATCCTCCAGGAGGCCCCCGGCACATCTCCCACGGCAGAGCCCCCCACACAGCCCATCCCCGCCCTGCCACCCCTGTGGCAGGGCATCGCCCGCCACGGAGAAGCCGCCGAAGTCCTGCGCCGCAACCCCGACGGCACCTACCAGGTGCGCCGCAACGGCGGCCCCGAAGAGACCTTCAAGGAAAGCCAGGTCGCCGCCATGACCCGGATGCAAAAACCCGAACTCCACGCCTACATGGCCCAGGCCCTGCAACGGCAGCAAAGGCTGGAGAAGATCGGAAGTGAACAACGGCTGCCAGCAGATGCAGTTGCGCCGCCCCCTTCCTTTTTGCGTCTTGCAGACCAGGATCATGGGTCTAACTTCGGCCATGAGCGATCAGGAACTGAAAGAACTTATCCAAAGCGTGAAGATAGGGACCCTGGAAGAGCGCTTGAGAGCCTCCGCCAAAGTGCCTCTGGACAGCGCTCTGCGGGCTCTGGCCAAACATTCGGAAAAACCGACCGACCCAGACCCAATAGCCCAAGCTATCGCCTACCGGAACTCGATGCTCAATCAATCGAAAATGGAATAGTCTCACTGGAGCGAAGAAAGGGGGAGGAGCATGATGTCAGGTTTGACCCCGCATCCAACACGGTGATCAAACTCACCCGTCCTGGTGAATTTGGCTCAGAGAAGCTGGGATTGGACGGCTATCTCCAGCGTCTTGCATGGGCCAATGAGCTGTTTGGTGACCGCATTCGCGTGGAGGGCATCGTCCACCTTCCGGGAGAAAGATCGTCGCGGGTAGTGACAACGCAGCCTTGGTATCGGGCAGACGAATCCAGGCCACAACCGACCCAGCGTGAGATTGATATCTACATGCGTAAAAAGGGATTTCTAAAAGCGTACGATGGCGCTTACCTCTACGAAAGCCGGGATATTGTTGCCAGTGATGCGGTGCCCAAAAACTTTGTTCGCGATGTGGAAGGTCATCTACACCCTGTGGATGTGGTGCTGGTGGAGCCCTCCGCCACACAATACGAGAGGCTGGAAAATCAAGTCTACAATCTTCCTCAGATCTCTTTGGATACTCCTTGAAAAGGCCCGCCTTTAGCCTTGAATGAAACACGTAAATGTGATGAAAACAGGAACCCTGCCAGAGCGGCTTCAAGCATCTCTCAAAGTCACGCTTGAGGTGGCGCTTCAGGCTCTGGCACGACAGGCAGGCCAGCCCACTCGGCCCTGTCTGTGGGAGTCGCCCACAACCTTCCACGGGTATGGGTGTGTAGCGGATGCAGACTTGCTCAGACGAGGATTGGATCCGAAACCCTTTCAGGCCGCAGCAGCGGACACTGGAGTCAGCCTACCCATATTGGATACCGCTGCCCTAGCGGTGCTGCTACGGGGGCGGCCCCGCCTGCATGGAGGAGAGCACGAAGTTTGGTTTTGTGCCGAGGTCAATTTGGCCGTGAAGCTGACCAATGCGGGCGAATTTGGAGCTGAGAAACTAGGGCTGCCTGGATATGCCCGGCGGCTAGCCTGGGCGAATGAGCTTTTTGAAGATGACCTTCGCCTGCTAGGCCGCGTGCTGCTGCCTGGTGAAAATGGCGAGCGCGTGGTGACCACGCAGCCCTGGTACCGGGCAGATGGACTCGCCACCGAGGGACCGCACCCCACCCAGAAAGACATCGATCTCTACATGCGGCACCGGGGGTTTCTAAAAGCCTATGACGGAGCGTATCTGCATGAGGCGAGGGACATCGTGGCCAGTGATGCACTGCCCAAGAACTTCATCCGCGATGCCGCCGGACATGTCCACGCCGTGGACATTGTTTTGGTCGAACCCTCCTCTCGTCAGTCCGAGCGACTGATGACCATGGTCGCCAGCCAAATTCAGGTAACGTAAGCGGGAAAGAGCCCTGTTCACAACAGACGTCCCACCCGCCCAGCTCCAGGCCCTGGCCACCCAGGCCGGGAAAAATCAAACCACCCCGCCAGGCCCCACCGCACCTCCCCAGGCCGCAGGCAGCACGAATCTCGCCGAACCAAAAGCATCGCAAGAACCCGCCCCAGGGACAGTCGCCAGACCGCCCAGCATCCCGCCCCTGTGGCAGGGCACCGCCGGGCATGGCGTAGCCGCCGAAGTCCTGCGCCGCAACCCCGACGGCACCTACCAGGTACGCCGCAACGGCGGCCCCGAAGAGACCTTCAAGGAAAGCCAGGTCGCCGCCATGACCCGGATGCAAAAACCCGAACTCCACGCCCACATGGCCCAGACCCTGCAACGGCAGGAGGTCACTAGAAGACCTTCCACAGACGCGGTCCTGGAGGCCTCCAGCCCACCGTCGAAACCCTTCAGGATTCAAACGCTGTTCAGATTGCACCTCGACAATGAAGCCTTCGAAATCTAACGAGGGCAGGCATGGTCTACCTCCCTGTTCATACTTTTGAAAAGGTCCTCTGCTCGCTCGACCGCGAGAAGGCGACGGGCAGGCCCTGCCTGTGCATTCCAGTCATGACGGAGTTCTGCCAGTATGCGGAACACTATGAACTGACCCCGGATGAATTTGAAAATCTGGCGGGCGACATGGCAGCTCTGGAGGCCCTGGCCACCCAATGCAGGAACCGGGAATGCGACCACCGCCTGATGGAAGCCCCGCCTGCCGAACGCGGCCGCCCCTGCCGACTGGATGCCTGGGAGGGAAGATCCCTGATCACCTCCTTCCCGACGAGGGACCACCTGCACAACTACCGGACGATGTACGTCTATGAACCCCGATTCTCCCTGTGCTACGACTTGATCGGCGAGACTTACCTTTTAGATCTCCAGGTCACCCTGTCCCCGCATTTCGATGGCAGCGAAAGGTATGAACTGACCGCAGAAGAATTCACCACCGTGGCGCAGGATCGCGAAGCCCTGCTGGCCCTGGTGGAAAAATGCTGTGCCGGTGAAAATGATCCGCGACTGCTCACCCCGCTGCCCGAAAAGCGGGGCGATCCGGTGTATCTGGAATGGAAGAGCTTTAGAGAAAGACAAGGGCTGAGGTAACCCCTCGGCATCGGATTGGCCAGGGCCGTCCCCTGCCCTGATGGCCGCCACCAGCGTGGCTCCCCACGCCCCCTCCATTCCGTACCAGGCTTGACGTTTCACCCGTGGAGGATTAGAAACGCTCCAGAATTCCCCCTAATTCTGTTTTTTCGAGGCCCCTCAGTCTAACGGCCCATCCAGAGGCCCCGCCTCCCTAACCAAGCCCCCGTTTTGCCATGCCCACCCTTTCCGTTTCCCCCTGCATCGAAGCCCTGGAATCCCGCCTTGCTCCGGCAGGCCTCGTCACCGTCACTTCCAGTGGCGATACACTCACCATCACGGGCGATGGCGAAGATAACAACCTGGACATCCGTGATAACGGGGATGGCACCTGGACCATCCGCGATCTGGCAGGCGAGGGGCAGCCCATGCCAGACATCATCGTGCCCGCCCCCACCCATCTCAAGGTGAACCTCCAGGGCGGCAGCGACTACCTCGAGATGGAAGGCCTGCACATCGCCGGAAACGTACTCATCACCGATGCTGGGGCTGGGGGGGACGATACCGTCATCTTTCACTCCACCGTCATCTCCGGTACGACGAAGGTGGACCTGGGCGATGGGAATGACAGCGTCACCACGGAGTACGTCACCTTTGGCAAGCTGCTCACCCTCCAGGGCGGCAGCGGCAGCGATACCTACACTCTGGGCCGTGGCTACTACACGGGCATCAAGGCCGACTTTGGCACTGGCAGTGACACCTTTTCCCTGAGGGGTGGGGAAGGCGATATCACCGTGCAGGGGCGGGTGGATCTAGTGTCCAAAAGCACGTCCGCAGAGGCCCTCACCGTGCAGTTTGGCGCGGCCACTCTCACGATCACCGGCCACGTCTCGGTGAAGACGGGCGCTGGTCGTAGCAGTCTCGACCTCGGCACGCATCTCGAGGGGACCTTGCGGGTTCTAGGTGGCTTCACTTATACGGGCGGTGATGGGGCGGACGCCTTCCGGCTTGCGAGTCACATCTTCATCGGTGGTCGGCTGGACATCAAGACTGGCGATGGCCCCACCCTCCTGAGCACCGGGGGCTTGAACACCCTCACCCTCGGTTCCCTAAACTTCACGGGCGGCCATGGCGAAGACCGCCTGAATTTCACCCTGGGCCGCATCCAGATCCTGGGAGACGCCACCTTCAATTTGGCCCATGGGGACAATGAAATGCTGGTCATCTTCGGGCAAGTGGATCTCTCCATCGGCGGCAAATTCACCTACAAGGGTGGCTCAGGCAGTGACTGGGTGACGCTGCATGGCAGCCGCCTGCACATCGCCGGCCCGATCCACATCAGCCCCGGCGATGGCAAGAATACATGTGACATCGTGAACGCTGAGGCCTGGGTGGGGAACATCACCTACACGGGTGGCAAGGGGGATGATTCCTTCGAGGTCGGCTACTACACCGCCACCGTGGGCACCACCCACGTCTTCGGCCACATCACCGCCAGCCTGGGTGCCGGCAAAAACTTCGCCTCCATTAGCGACGCGTACGTTCACGGCCATGTCCGCCTCACCTCCGCCACGGATGATCCCAGCCATGTCCGTGGCTCAGAGCATCTCGGCATTCGCGACAGCATCATCACCGGCACCACGCACCTGAAGGCCACCGGCACCAGCGGCACCACCGCCGCCCTGCATAACAGCATCTTCCAGGGCCGCGTGCTCGTGGAGACGGGGCGGGGCAACGATGAGGTCATCCTCGACTATTCCATCCCCGACTTCCCCATGAAGGGGCGGAAAAACCAGTTTCACGGAGCCGTCCGCATCCTCCTCGGCGCGGGGGGGGATTTGCTGAATCTAGATGCCCCAAACCCCGCCCTCTACGGCAACATCTTCCACAGCACGTTTTACGCCGATGGCGGCCCAGGCAAGCCCATCACGGGCGATCTCAACATCGTCTTCGGCATCCCCAGCAGCGCCCATTTTTTCAGCACAGCCCCCACGCTGAAAAACTTCCAGCCCGTCGTCTAGCCCCGTTTCCACGGACGGGGTGTGGAGGATCACCTTTTGGTTAGGCAGATCGGCTCTCCATCCGTCAGGAGACCTCAGCGGGTCCTGGCCAGTCGCAGCCTAAAGTTGCAGGCCGGGTAGCTCGCGCAGATACTCGGGCAGAGAGATCAGCGGGTTGCCGGTGAGGACGAGAGTCCGCAGCTCAGGCAGCAGGCCCAGCTCCGCTGGCAGGGAGGTCAGCCGATTGCCCTTCAGGTACAGCTTCACCAGCGAGGTCAGATTGCCAATCTCAAGCGGCAGGCGGTCCAGGCCAAGGTTGTCCAGAAACAGGGTGCGCAGGCTGGTGAGTCCCCAGAGTTCCTCCGGCAGGCCGGTCAGGGGATTGTCATTGAGGCTCAGCTCCATCAACCGCTTCAGGTGGCCGATCTCGGGCGGCAGCCGGGTGAGCTGATTTCCCCACAGGTGCAGCCGCCACAGGCGCGTGAGCTGGCCTATCTCAGGCGGGAGCTCCGTCAGCGCATTCTCGCCCAGGTAGAGCTGCTCCAGCTTCGTCAGCCGCCCGATCTCTGCTGGCAGCGTGGTCAGCCGATTCTTCAGCAAGAAGACCACCTCCAGGTCTGTGAGCAGGCCGATCTCTGGCGGCAGGCAGGTGAGGCGGTTTCCGTTCGCCGAAAAAAACTTCAGCGCCGTGAGCTGGCCGATCTCCGGCGGCAACTCCGTGAGCCCCAGCGAGTCGAGGTTCAGGTGCGTCCCCCGCTCCCCCTGCGCCCGGCAGACCTCCATCCGCCGCCTCGCTTCCGCATACGCCCCCCGCGCCTCAGGTGTCATGGATGGATCAGTCATGGGGGGATGGGATGACGATCAAGATAATGAACGCATCACCGACCGCAACGAAAAGGCGTGGGGGGGGACTGGGAAGGGTTCAGGAGGCAAGTCAGCCAGCCTCACATACTGCACTTATTGTTAGGCTCGCATCGAAGCAGCGACGAAGAGGCATTTAAGCAGCCTCAACGCCGCGCTTATTCTTCACAGCAGAATAGGCATTCGAGATTCGCGAATCTCGAATATGCTCAGAAGCGTGACCGCGACTTTGGGTCTTCTTTGAGGAAGGAGAGCCCAACTTAAGTTGCTAAAAATTCCGCATGAAAATCCTTCACCTCAGTCTCATTCATAGGCACAGTCATGATTCCTTATTCATCCCATCATGTCCAAGACACCCTCACCGCTGACTTTTGAAGAGACCGATCGCCTGGATCTGAAAGCCTATTGTAAGCGTCTTGAGTCCTTCCTCCTCGTTGAAAGCGACTTTGTGGAAAGCAGTCTTGTGGTCGCTCTCAATGCCAGCTTTGGCCGGGGCAAGACCACCTTTATTGAGATGTGGAAGAACGATCTTCTCAAGCGCCGCAGTTCACCGAATGGCGATGCTCTTGAGGTGCCTATGCCTGTGATCCTCAATGCCTGGGAAAGTGACTACTGTGGGGATCCTCTGGTCGCCATTCTGGCAGGTCTTCTCAAGGCTGTGGACGCCATGCAAGGCAAGAGTAAGTCTGATGAAACCAAGGCCAAAAAGATCAAAGAAGCCGCCCAAAATTTAGGCTGGATGT
Protein-coding sequences here:
- a CDS encoding leucine-rich repeat domain-containing protein, producing the protein MTDPSMTPEARGAYAEARRRMEVCRAQGERGTHLNLDSLGLTELPPEIGQLTALKFFSANGNRLTCLPPEIGLLTDLEVVFLLKNRLTTLPAEIGRLTKLEQLYLGENALTELPPEIGQLTRLWRLHLWGNQLTRLPPEIGHLKRLMELSLNDNPLTGLPEELWGLTSLRTLFLDNLGLDRLPLEIGNLTSLVKLYLKGNRLTSLPAELGLLPELRTLVLTGNPLISLPEYLRELPGLQL